Proteins from a genomic interval of Arachis hypogaea cultivar Tifrunner chromosome 10, arahy.Tifrunner.gnm2.J5K5, whole genome shotgun sequence:
- the LOC112716211 gene encoding ethylene receptor: MWFKATESCNCIEPQWPADELLVKYQYISDFFIALAYFSIPLELIYFVKKSAVFPYRWVLVQFGAFIVLCGATHLINLWTFTVHTRTVAMVMTAAKVLTAVVSCATALMLVHIIPDLLSVKTRELFLKNKAAELDREMGLIRTQEETGRHVRMLTHEIRSTLDRHTILKTTLIELGRTLALEECALWMPTRTGLELQLAYTLRQQNPVGYTVPIHLPVINQVFSSNRAVKISPNCPVARLRPHTGKYLPGEVVAVRVPLLNLSNFQIYDWPEVSTRSYALMVLMLPSDSARQWHVHELELVEVVADQVAVALSHAAILEESMRARNLLIEQNVALDLARREAETAIHARNDFLAVMNHEMRTPMHAIIALSSLLQETELTAEQRLMVETILKSSNLLATLINDVLDLSRLEDGSLQLETTTFSLHSVFREVLNLIKPVASVKRLSLTLHLASDLPVYAVGDEKRLMQTILNVVGNAVKFSKEGSISITAIVAKPESFKDARIPEFLPVPSDSHFYLRVQVNDSGSGINPQDIPKLFTKFAQSQAVQTKGPAGSGLGLAICRRFVNLMEGHIWIESEGIGKGCTVTFIVKLGIPDRPNESKLAFAPKVPGNHVSTNFGGLKVLVMDDNGVNRSVTKGLLLHLGCDVTTAGSSEECLRIISPEHRVVFMDVCTGLDGYELAIRIQEKFKKRQDRPLIVALTGNTNRVTKENCMRVGMDGLILKPVSVDKMRGVLSELLEHRVLFEAI, translated from the exons ATGTGGTTCAAAGCTACGGAATCTTGCAACTGTATAGAGCCGCAATGGCCTGCGGATGAATTACTGGTCAAATACCAATACATCTCAGATTTCTTCATCGCGCTTGCGTATTTCTCAATCCCTCTCGAACTCATCTACTTCGTTAAGAAATCAGCGGTTTTTCCGTACAGATGGGTTCTTGTGCAGTTCGGTGCCTTCATTGTTCTATGCGGAGCCACGCATCTTATTAACCTCTGGACCTTCACTGTTCACACGAGAACCGTCGCTATGGTAATGACCGCCGCTAAGGTTCTAACTGCCGTTGTTTCTTGCGCTACTGCGCTTATGCTTGTACATATTATTCCTGATTTACTTAGCGTTAAGACCAGAGAGCTATTTTTGAAGAACAAGGCTGCAGAACTTGATAGAGAAATGGGATTGATTCGTACTCAGGAGGAAACTGGTAGGCATGTTAGGATGTTAACTCATGAAATTAGAAGCACTTTGGATAGACACACAATCTTGAAGACTACGCTTATAGAGTTGGGAAGAACTTTGGCGCTTGAGGAGTGTGCTTTATGGATGCCAACACGAACAGGGTTGGAGCTTCAATTGGCTTATACGTTGCGGCAGCAGAATCCAGTTGGTTATACCGTGCCAATTCATCTGCCTGTGATTAATCAAGTGTTTAGTAGCAACCGGGCGGTGAAGATTTCGCCGAATTGCCCGGTTGCGAGGTTAAGGCCTCATACGGGGAAATACTTGCCAGGAGAAGTGGTTGCTGTTAGGGTACCTTTACTGAATCTGTCTAATTTCCAAATATATGATTGGCCGGAGGTTTCCACGAGAAGCTATGCTTTGATGGTGTTGATGCTTCCATCGGACAGTGCTAGACAATGGCATGTACATGAGCTAGAGTTGGTTGAGGTAGTTGCTGATCAG GTAGCTGTTGCTCTTTCACATGCTGCAATCTTAGAAGAATCAATGAGGGCAAGGAATCTGCTGATAGAGCAGAATGTTGCACTTGATCTAGCAAGAAGAGAAGCAGAAACTGCCATCCATGCTCGCAATGACTTTTTGGCAGTTATGAACCATGAGATGAGAACTCCCATGCATGCGATTATTGCACTCTCTTCTTTGTTACAGGAAACAGAGTTGACGGCTGAGCAACGTCTGATGGTAGAGACAATATTGAAAAGCAGCAATTTGTTGGCTACTCTCATCAATGATGTTTTGGATCTTTCACGGCTTGAAGATGGTAGTCTTCAACTTGAAACAACAACATTTAGCCTTCATTCTGTTTTTAGAGAG GTCCTTAACTTGATTAAGCCCGTTGCATCTGTCAAAAGATTGTCTCTCACTTTACATCTAGCTTCTGATTTGCCAGTATATGCCGTTGGCGATGAAAAACGTCTAATGCAAACTATTCTTAATGTTGTTGGTAATGCTGTGAAGTTCTCAAAAGAGGGCAGCATTTCCATCACTGCTATTGTTGCAAAGCCTGAATCCTTCAAGGATGCTAGAATTCCTGAGTTTCTTCCAGTGCCAAGTGACAGTCACTTTTATTTGCGTGTACAG GTAAATGATTCAGGATCAGGAATTAACCCACAAGATATTCCAAAGTTATTCACCAAGTTTGCACAAAGCCAAGCAGTACAGACTAAAGGTCCTGCTGGAAGTGGACTTGGCCTTGCCATTTGTAGGAG GTTTGTAAATCTCATGGAAGGGCATATTTGGATTGAAAGTGAAGGTATTGGTAAAGGATGTACAGTCACTTTTATTGTGAAGCTTGGAATCCCTGACCGACCAAATGAATCTAAATTGGCGTTTGCTCCTAAAGTTCCTGGAAATCATGTATCTACAAACTTTGGAGGCCTCAAGGTTCTTGTCATGGATGATAATGG GGTTAACAGGTCAGTAACAAAGGGACTACTACTTCATTTAGGATGCGATGTTACAACTGCAGGCTCAAGTGAAGAGTGTCTGCGCATCATTTCGCCAGAACACAGAGTGGTCTTCATGGATGTGTGTACAGGGTTAGACGGATATGAACTAGCGATACGTATACAGGAGAAGTTTAAGAAACGCCAAGATAGGCCATTAATAGTTGCTCTTACTGGGAACACAAACAGGGTGACAAAAGAGAACTGTATGAGGGTCGGTATGGATGGCCTTATACTGAAACCTGTTTCTGTTGACAAAATGAGGGGTGTTTTGTCTGAACTCCTTGAGCACCGAGTTCTGTTTGAAGCTATTTAA
- the LOC112716212 gene encoding pentatricopeptide repeat-containing protein At3g49170, chloroplastic, with protein MPSLSLSLSLPPPLNNTNNSEFRRAISTLHPAREPHDLLKSCIRSRNFALGKLLHRKFTESQLTLDSPLLNSLITLYSKSGQWQQALSIFQSMDPSMRDLVSWTAMISCFANHRMHRQSLSTFIQLLRATDFYPNEFSFTASLRSCSNAEFFSTGLAVFGFVLKTGYLDADVCVGCALIDMFVKGSDDLGSAFKVFEKISERNVVTWNLMITRLVQFSHTGDAIHLFFSMVESGFGPDRFTLSSVLSACAELELLAFGKQLHSWGVKSGMGLDVFFGSSLVDMYAKCGADGSVEDARKVFDRMPERNVVSWTAIIAAYVQGGLEQEAIGLFCEMIWGYVVPNCFTFASTLKACANLPEFGLGKQLHSQAIKLGVSAVNCVGNGLVNMYARSGRMECARKCFDILLEKNLILCDTAVDWNAKNLDPKDDIFNLETEGTGNGVNAFTYGSLLSAAACIGTISKGEQIHARVLKSGFGNNLCINNALISMYSKCGNEAAALRVFSDMKDRNVISWTSIISGFAKHGFATKALELFCEMLEAGVKPNGVTYIAVLSACSHVGLIDEAWKHFASMHRDHDIVPRMEHYACMVDLLGRSGLLSEAIEFINSMPFRADALIWRTFLGSCRIHHNSKFGEQAAKKVLELEPHDPAAYILLSNLYAAEGRWDDVAAIRKSMKLRKLTKEAGCSWIEVENQVHKFHVGDTSHPKAQKIYDKLDELTFKIKNLGYVPNTDSVLHDVEEELKEQFLFQHSEKIAVAFALISTRKPKPIRIFKNLRVCGDCHTAIKYISVVTGREIVVRDANRFHHIKDGKCSCNDYW; from the coding sequence ATGCCGAGCCTGAGCTTAAGCCTATCTCTACCTCCACCtctcaacaataccaacaactcGGAGTTCCGGAGAGCCATCTCCACGCTCCACCCCGCGCGTGAACCTCACGATCTCCTCAAATCCTGCATCCGTTCCCGTAACTTCGcccttggcaagctcctccaccGCAAATTCACTGAGTCACAACTCACCCTTGACTCGCCCCTCCTCAACTCACTCATCACCCTCTACTCTAAATCCGGCCAATGGCAACAAGCTCTCTCCATCTTCCAATCCATGGACCCCAGCATGCGAGACTTGGTCTCATGGACCGCCATGATTTCTTGCTTCGCCAACCACCGCATGCACCGCCAATCCCTCTCCACCTTCATCCAGTTGCTCCGAGCTACCGATTTTTACCCTAACGAGTTCTCCTTTACGGCGTCGCTTCGGTCATGTTCCAACGCGGAGTTTTTCTCCACCGGCCTTGCGGTTTTCGGTTTCGTCTTGAAGACTGGTTATCTTGACGCTGATGTTTGCGTCGGTTGCGCGTtgattgatatgtttgttaagggTAGTGATGATTTGGGTTCTGCATTCAAGGTGTTCGAGAAAATATCGGAGAGGAATGTGGTCACGTGGAACCTTATGATTACTAGGTTGGTTCAGTTTAGTCATACTGGTGATGCAATTCACTTGTTTTTCAGCATGGTGGAGAGTGGGTTTGGTCCTGATAGGTTTACTCTGAGCTCTGTTTTGTCGGCTTGCGCCGAGTTGGAGTTGTTGGCGTTTGGGAAACAGTTACATTCTTGGGGTGTTAAGTCTGGAATGGGTTTGGATGTCTTTTTTGGGTCTAGTTTGGTGGATATGTATGCGAAATGTGGCGCTGATGGATCAGTGGAAGATGCTAGgaaggtgtttgatagaatgccgGAACGGAATGTTGTGTCTTGGACTGCAATTATCGCGGCATATGTGCAGGGTGGACTAGAACAGGAAGCTATTGGGTTGTTTTGTGAAATGATTTGGGGTTATGTCGTGCCAAATTGTTTCACGTTTGCCAGCACTCTCAAGGCTTGTGCAAACCTGCCTGAATTCGGCTTAGGGAAACAGCTTCACAGTCAAGCAATTAAGCTAGGCGTTTCTGCAGTTAATTGTGTGGGGAATGGTCTTGTTAACATGTATGCAAGGTCTGGAAGAATGGAGTGTGCTCGAAAATGCTTTGATATTCTATTAGAGAAGAACTTGATTTTGTGTGACACGGCTGTTGATTGGAATGCGAAAAATTTGGATCCTAAAGATGATATATTCAACCTTGAAACTGAAGGCACAGGTAATGGAGTTAATGCTTTTACATATGGAAGCCTCTTAAGTGCTGCTGCTTGTATTGGTACAATTAGTAAGGGTGAACAAATTCATGCAAGGGTATTGAAATCCGGCTTTGGGAACAACTTATGCATTAATAATGCATTGATTTCCATGTATTCAAAGTGCGGAAATGAAGCAGCTGCTTTACGAGTATTCAGTGACATGAAAGATCGAAATGTCATTTCTTGGACTTCAATCATAAGTGGTTTTGCAAAACACGGGTTTGCTACGAAAGCCTTAGAATTGTTCTGCGAAATGCTTGAAGCAGGTGTAAAGCCTAATGGGGTCACTTACATTGCAGTTTTATCAGCCTGTAGTCATGTTGGCTTGATAGACGAGGCATGGAAACACTTTGCTTCCATGCACCGTGACCATGATattgtaccaaggatggaacattATGCATGCATGGTTGATTTGCTTGGTCGATCTGGCTTGCTTTCAGAGGCCATAGAATTTATTAACTCAATGCCTTTCCGTGCTGATGCGTTGATATGGCGCACATTTCTCGGTTCTTGCCGGATTCATCATAACTCCAAGTTTGGAGAGCAGGCTGCAAAAAAGGTTCTTGAGCTTGAACCTCATGATCCAGCTGCATACATATTATTGTCAAACTTGTATGCTGCAGAAGGGCGATGGGATGATGTAGCAGCCATTAGGAAAAGCATGAAACTGagaaaattaacaaaagaagcTGGGTGTAGCTGGATTGAAGTTGAAAACCAGGTGCACAAGTTCCATGTAGGGGATACTTCACACCCCAAAGCTCAAAAGATATATGATAAGCTTGATGAAttgacttttaaaataaaaaacttgggTTATGTCCCAAATACAGATTCTGTTCTTCATGATGTAGAGGAAGAACTGAAGGAACAGTTTCTGTTTCAACACAGTGAAAAAATTGCAGTGGCATTTGCACTGATCAGCACCAGAAAACCCAAACCTATAAGAATATTTAAGAATCTAAGGGTTTGTGGTGACTGCCATACGGCAATAAAGTATATTTCAGTAGTCACTGGAAGAGAAATTGTGGTGCGAGATGCAAACCGGTTTCATCATATCAAGGATGGAAAATGTTCTTGCAATGATTATTGGTAA
- the LOC112716214 gene encoding pseudouridine-5'-phosphate glycosidase: MAFSAASRINNLRRHLDSPNDALGGYSINVKVAPEVSEALSLGRAVVALESTIISHGMPYPQNLETAKEVEDIVRKNGAVPATIAILDGTPCVGLSVEELEKLATLGTKARKTARRDIAHVVASGGNGATTVSATMLLASMVHIPIFVTGGIGGVHRDGEHTMDISSDLTELGRTPVAVFCAGVKSILDIPRTLEYLETQGVCVAGYKTNEFPAFFTESSGCKVSCRLDSPEECARVIEANNKLKLGTGIVIAVPIPREHSASGHIIESAIQKALQEAREKNITGNAVTPFLLARVNELTGGASLASNIALMKNNALVGAKVAAALAQLREREREHGQR, from the exons ATGGCGTTTTCAGCGGCCTCACGAATAAACAATCTCCGACGACACTTGGATTCACCTAAC gATGCACTTGGAGGATATTCAATCAATGTGAAGGTAGCTCCAGAGGTTTCTGAAGCCTTATCACTTGGCCGTGCCGTCGTGGCTCTCGAATCCACCATCATTTCACATG gaatgccttatcctcaaaatttGGAAACTGCAAAAGAGGTAGAAGATATTGTCAGGAAAAACGGTGCTGTTCCTGCAACCATTGCAATTTTGGATGGCACCCCTTGCGTAG GCCTAAGTGTTGAAGAACTTGAGAAGCTAGCTACTCTGGGAACCAAAGCTCGGAAAACAGCTCGAAGAGACATTGCACATGTT GTGGCTAGTGGTGGAAATGGTGCTACTACTGTTTCAGCAACAATGTTGTTGGCTTCTATG GTTCATATTCCCATCTTTGTGACCGGGGGCATTGGGGGAGTACATAGAGATGGGGAACATA CTATGGATATATCTTCAGATCTCACTGAGCTAGGTAGAACTCCAGTAGCAGTTTTCTGTGCTGGCGTAAAATCAATATTAGATATTCCCAGAACCCTTGAATATCTG GAAACACAGGGAGTTTGTGTCGCTGGTTACAAGACAAATGAGTTCCCTGCATTTTTCACGGAATCAAGTGGCTGCAAG GTTTCATGTCGACTAGATAGCCCAGAAGAGTGTGCTCGCGTAATAG AAGCAAACAACAAACTCAAGCTTGGAACTGGAATTGTAATAGCAGTTCCTATTCCTCGAGAACACTCAGCATCTGGACACATAATTGAATCTGCAATCCAAAAAGCCCTTCAAGAAGCTAG GGAAAAAAATATAACAGGAAATGCTGTAACTCCGTTCTTGCTTGCTAGAGTAAATGAGTTGACAGGGGGTGCCTCACTTGCATCCA ACATTGCTCTTATGAAGAATAATGCTCTTGTTGGAGCTAAGGTTGCTGCTGCCCTTGCTCaactaagagaaagagaaagagaacatGGTCAGAGATGA